The Halococcus salifodinae DSM 8989 genome has a segment encoding these proteins:
- a CDS encoding carbohydrate ABC transporter permease, giving the protein MTAETNNESTRESLRSGPLISVMRRIENLSETQYAYLLLTPVFVLLGIVALYPLLRTFELSLFETSLNQATQKFVGFDNYVQLFTGQKDRWLPGSSTFLPTEFSFDAMISSALVVTIIFSVVAVAFETIIGLGQALVLDQDFAGRRWVRAAIIIPWAVPIIIQGMIFFLMFHPSIGFLVEPLSNLGVLAERNTLNDPASALFIVTVADIWKTSAFMALLILAGLQSIDRNLYEVAKVAGASKWQQFRLITFPLILPTIGIAVLFRSVQAMRIYGLIDTVSGCEVVPSLSCMVVTTFLTRQGTSAAIAFVTAGIIGIAVSAIIYQQYREGV; this is encoded by the coding sequence ATGACGGCAGAGACGAACAACGAATCGACGCGCGAGTCGTTGCGATCCGGGCCACTGATCAGCGTGATGCGGCGGATAGAGAACCTCAGCGAGACGCAATATGCATATTTGTTGCTGACACCGGTGTTCGTCTTGCTTGGTATCGTGGCGCTGTATCCGCTGTTGCGGACGTTCGAATTATCGCTGTTCGAGACCAGCCTCAACCAGGCCACGCAAAAATTCGTCGGATTTGATAACTACGTCCAGCTGTTCACCGGCCAGAAGGACCGGTGGCTCCCCGGCAGCTCGACATTCCTGCCGACCGAGTTCAGCTTCGACGCGATGATATCAAGCGCCCTGGTCGTGACGATCATCTTCTCCGTCGTGGCGGTGGCGTTCGAGACGATTATCGGGCTCGGACAGGCGCTCGTCCTCGATCAAGACTTCGCCGGCCGGCGCTGGGTCCGTGCGGCGATAATCATTCCCTGGGCCGTCCCCATCATCATCCAGGGGATGATCTTCTTCCTGATGTTCCACCCCAGCATCGGGTTCCTCGTCGAACCACTCTCGAATCTAGGCGTACTCGCGGAGCGCAACACGCTTAACGATCCTGCGAGTGCGCTGTTCATCGTCACCGTCGCCGATATCTGGAAGACGTCAGCGTTCATGGCACTGTTGATCCTCGCCGGGCTTCAGAGCATCGACAGGAACCTCTACGAGGTCGCGAAGGTGGCGGGGGCGTCGAAGTGGCAGCAGTTCAGGCTGATCACGTTCCCGCTCATCCTGCCGACCATCGGGATTGCGGTCCTATTCCGGTCTGTCCAGGCGATGCGGATCTACGGCCTTATCGACACGGTTTCCGGCTGCGAGGTCGTCCCGTCGCTTTCTTGCATGGTCGTCACAACGTTCCTGACCCGACAGGGGACCTCCGCAGCCATCGCGTTCGTCACCGCAGGTATCATCGGTATCGCGGTGTCGGCCATCATATACCAGCAGTACAGGGAGGGCGTCTGA
- a CDS encoding carbohydrate ABC transporter permease, which translates to MATDQFSDSDERAETEGGPLERWTQQAIRNPERVYRALFYAAMIFFMVTTLFPFYWLLVLALTPQNRLLEGTFLPEVDLFGPAVTFPLPVPKGFNPAAFVEVFQQVPFHQFMLNSFALAVTTTIIVLFIASLAGYVFGRLEFPGRGVLMLGILAISYFPPAAFVIPLFEAFTGNVPVTLPFTEVALFTPPRLLNTPGSMVIPFSALFLPLSIFILTTFYSQIPDGLEDAARVEGTSRIGALFRVIMPLSAPGVATAAILTFISVYNEYFFSSIMATSTEAANWSPIVGGILSYQTQYTTQFNLMAAASIVGVLPVVILVIIAQERIVSGLTAGALKE; encoded by the coding sequence ATGGCGACAGACCAGTTCAGCGACTCGGACGAACGCGCCGAAACGGAGGGCGGACCACTTGAGCGATGGACCCAGCAGGCCATTCGGAACCCAGAGCGGGTGTACCGTGCGCTGTTCTACGCGGCCATGATCTTCTTCATGGTGACAACGCTGTTCCCGTTCTACTGGCTGCTCGTGCTGGCGCTGACGCCGCAGAACCGGCTGCTGGAGGGAACGTTTCTTCCAGAAGTCGATCTCTTCGGACCAGCTGTCACGTTCCCGTTGCCGGTCCCGAAGGGGTTCAACCCCGCTGCGTTCGTCGAGGTCTTCCAGCAGGTGCCGTTCCACCAGTTCATGCTGAACAGTTTCGCGCTCGCGGTGACAACGACGATTATCGTCCTGTTTATCGCCAGCCTCGCCGGGTACGTATTCGGCCGCCTCGAATTCCCCGGCCGAGGCGTCCTGATGCTCGGGATCCTTGCGATTAGCTACTTCCCACCGGCGGCGTTCGTCATCCCGTTGTTTGAGGCGTTCACCGGGAACGTCCCCGTCACGCTCCCCTTCACGGAGGTGGCGCTGTTCACGCCGCCGCGACTGCTGAACACGCCCGGATCGATGGTGATCCCATTCAGCGCGCTGTTCCTGCCGCTGTCGATTTTCATCCTGACGACGTTCTACAGCCAGATCCCGGACGGATTGGAGGACGCCGCACGCGTTGAGGGAACGTCCCGGATCGGCGCACTCTTTCGGGTCATCATGCCGCTGTCGGCCCCGGGTGTCGCGACCGCGGCTATCCTGACGTTCATCTCCGTCTATAACGAGTACTTCTTCAGTTCGATCATGGCGACCTCGACAGAGGCAGCCAACTGGTCGCCCATCGTCGGCGGTATCCTCAGCTACCAGACTCAGTACACCACTCAGTTCAACCTCATGGCGGCCGCGAGCATCGTCGGGGTGCTCCCCGTCGTGATCCTCGTCATCATTGCTCAGGAACGCATCGTAAGCGGCCTGACAGCAGGCGCACTCAAGGAGTAA
- a CDS encoding extracellular solute-binding protein yields MTSENSGTNREGSRVSRRRFIVGAGTSGLATGLAGCSALLGSGDGGNSTNGTQTGNAGGGTTTVTWGFDATVAQDHADQIRDALHNEGGLSDDIKVQFEQGQPDTGERRASYNRLLNAGETSPDMFMMDNGWVNIFTQRGQIQNLTELLTDKQLTTIDEEYFSGFTDTAIDPSSGDLYGVPLYPDYPTMLYRKDLVESAGYNPEENNWATEPLTWEEWSNVAADTYDNADVDYGFTTQWDIYAGTACCTFNEVMSSWGGAYFGGRENLFGPVGDRPITVNSEPVIQSLDMMRKFVHDEDFDHLQGYGGGFAPTDILGWIEDGSLAPFTNGNAVFHRNWPFAINAAASEFGDDLGSMPIPYAVTENEAQFQGTGGTTSALGGWHITANPNSQNLDAVAQVMGATMQEEFQLFLLEMEGWLPPRSDLFTSETAASVDPMGNYMDTLQVAGENTMARPVTPVWSDESSAIAEQANAAVNQDRSSADAMAALESTLSNIEG; encoded by the coding sequence ATGACGTCAGAGAACTCCGGAACCAATCGAGAGGGGAGCAGAGTCTCGCGCCGTCGGTTCATCGTTGGAGCCGGCACGTCCGGTCTGGCGACCGGGCTCGCGGGCTGTTCGGCACTGCTTGGGAGCGGCGACGGCGGCAATTCGACCAACGGAACGCAGACCGGCAACGCCGGCGGCGGAACAACCACCGTGACCTGGGGATTCGACGCGACGGTCGCACAGGACCACGCCGACCAGATCCGCGATGCGCTCCACAACGAGGGTGGACTGTCGGACGACATCAAGGTCCAGTTTGAGCAGGGCCAGCCCGACACCGGCGAACGGCGGGCAAGCTACAATCGACTACTCAACGCGGGCGAGACCTCGCCCGACATGTTCATGATGGACAACGGGTGGGTGAACATCTTCACCCAGCGCGGGCAGATCCAGAACCTCACGGAGTTACTCACCGACAAGCAGTTGACCACCATAGACGAGGAGTATTTCAGTGGGTTCACTGACACGGCAATCGACCCGTCAAGCGGCGACCTCTACGGTGTCCCGCTCTACCCCGACTACCCGACGATGCTCTACCGGAAGGATCTCGTTGAGTCGGCAGGGTACAATCCGGAAGAGAACAACTGGGCGACGGAGCCGCTCACCTGGGAAGAGTGGTCGAATGTCGCGGCTGACACCTACGACAACGCGGATGTCGACTACGGCTTCACGACGCAGTGGGACATCTACGCGGGGACCGCCTGCTGTACGTTCAACGAGGTGATGTCCTCGTGGGGGGGCGCCTACTTTGGCGGCCGCGAGAACCTCTTCGGCCCCGTCGGCGATCGGCCGATTACCGTCAACTCCGAGCCCGTAATCCAGTCGCTGGACATGATGCGGAAGTTCGTCCACGACGAGGATTTCGACCACCTCCAGGGCTACGGCGGGGGCTTCGCTCCGACCGACATCCTCGGCTGGATCGAGGACGGCTCGCTGGCTCCGTTCACGAACGGGAATGCCGTCTTCCACCGGAACTGGCCGTTCGCGATCAACGCGGCCGCGTCGGAGTTCGGCGATGACCTCGGCTCGATGCCGATCCCGTACGCCGTCACCGAGAACGAGGCCCAGTTTCAGGGAACCGGCGGAACGACCTCCGCTCTCGGTGGCTGGCACATCACGGCTAACCCCAACAGCCAGAATTTGGATGCGGTTGCACAGGTGATGGGTGCGACGATGCAGGAGGAGTTCCAACTGTTCCTCCTGGAGATGGAGGGATGGCTGCCGCCGCGTAGTGACCTGTTCACCTCCGAGACGGCAGCGAGCGTCGATCCGATGGGCAACTACATGGACACGCTCCAGGTCGCTGGTGAGAACACGATGGCGCGGCCGGTCACGCCCGTCTGGTCCGACGAATCCAGCGCCATCGCCGAGCAGGCCAACGCCGCTGTTAACCAAGATCGGTCCTCGGCGGACGCCATGGCCGCGCTCGAATCAACGCTCTCGAACATCGAAGGGTAG